ATTTGTTGCATCAATGCGCTCCGAACAGGCGATGCCATAAAAGAAAGGTACGAAGACGCCTACGTTGAATCCTTTTATATGGACGTGAGGGCTCATCCGAAGGGTGGTGAAGAGTTCTTCGAAGATACCCAGCAAAAAGGTGTCCTTTTTACGCGCAGTAACATTCCCGAGATTATCCCCGGTCCCAGGAGCCTCATGCTGCGCGGAGAAGATACGCTCTTTGGAGAGGTTTTTGAAAGGGAGTTCGATCTTGTGGTACTTTCCGTGGGCATGTCGCCCCCCGTAGACAACAAGAGCATTGCTTCCCTTCTCAAAATCACACTCGATAAAGACAAATTCTTTCTGGAGGCCCATATCAAGTTGCGGCCATTTGACACGGCCGTAAAGGGTATATTTATCTCCGGGTCATGCTCGGGCCCGAAGGACATTGAGGAATCGATCAATCACGGAAGAGCGTCGGCCCTCAAATTATACGGTTTCCTCAATCTCGGCTACGCTTTTGTCGATCCCTTTATCTCATGGGTCGATCCAAAAAGGTGCAGCGGATGCAGGATGTGTGAGAGGGCATGTGTTGCCAAGGCAATTAAGTACGACGAAGAGAAAAGAGTGGCCCATGTCGAAGAGGCTGCCTGTATGGGATGTGGACTCTGCAATGCCACATGTCCTTCGTCTTCGATCACTCTCAAGGGACATGTCGACAGTGTTATCGATGATGAAATAGGCGCGCTCACAGAAGCAATATAGAGCTGGTGAATAGCGAGTAGTGAAGGACGGCGACTATTCGCGGAAGCTGATGGAGGTACGATGGCTGAAGACGCAAAGAAGACAAACCCCGAGATAGTAGGATTTGCATGCTCATTTTGTACGTTCAAGGCCTCAGAGATGGCAGGAAGTTTGAGGATGAAATACCCGGACGGCGTAAAGGTAATCCAGGTGCCCTGTTCGAGCAGGGTCGACCCGGCCTTTGTGATCAAGTCAATCCTTGAAGGCGCCGATGGCGCCTTTGTGGCCGGATGCCATCCCGGTGACTGTCACTTTATTAAGGGAAACTACTTTACAAGAAGGAAGATAGCCGCCTTGAAGGATATGTTTGACGCTTTTTCGATGAAAGACAAAGTGAGGCTCTTCTGGGTAAGCGCGGCTGAGGCGAGACGATTTGTAGAAAAGGTTACAGGTATGTACAACGACATAAAGGAAAAGAAAAATGCAGGGAAAACAAATTAAGAGCGGCGCCGTAGAGAGCGCACTCAATCAGTTCTTGCAGGACGAGCGCCACCTGGTATTTGGGTTTGAAAAGAGCGATGATGGTGTGAACCACAAGATATTCCAGAAGAAACTTAAGAATTTGTCTCTCTTCAATCCAACCTTTGGGGCCAATGGCGCGCTTTACCTCAGGCGTCTCTTCTCAAAGGCGTCACAAATTGTCCTCCTCCTGCGACCGTGCGAGATAAGGGCCTATACTGAACTGACGAAACTCACCCAAATTGAACGCGAGTCTGTGACCGCTGTTTCAATGGACTGTTTCGGTGCCCGTTCCCTAAAGGATGAGACCGAGGGGATACCGGTGGAAATGGACGGGATAAGGGATTACTTCAAAAATCCCGAGAAGATGCGTTGGGCGTGCAAAGTCTGCAGAGAAAGAAGAGGCGTCATGGGCGACGCAGGCTTGAGAATAGATGCGAAGGGCGAGTTCTGGGTGGTGCCCTACACTAAGAAAGGCGAGGCGCTTGTCTTACTCTTTGAAGGTGAACTCAGGGATGTCCCTAAAGATATGCTAATCGGCGAGAGCCCGAAGGCGGAGAAATTTCAGACCGATATGGCAAATTTCGCAAAGGACTTTTCGAAGTGCATTATGTGCAAGAACTGTCGCGATATGTGCCCGGTCTGCTACTGTATTGATTGCGTGTTTAACGGCGACGAATATCTTCCCAAGGGCGACGCGCTTCTCAATAAGATATTTCGTACGGGTGCGTTAGGCATGCCGCAGGGCAAAGACATGTTCCACCTGATCAGGATGTATCATGTGTCGCAGACCTGTGTGGCCTGCGGCGCATGTGAAGAGGCCTGTCCGCAGGGGATCGCCCTGACGAAGTATTTCAAGGGTATATCAGAGCGCCTCCAGGGCCTCTTTTCCTACATGTCGGGCAGGAGTTTTGATGAAGAGATACCTTACGTAAGCTTTGTTGAGGATGAGTTAAAGGAGTGGGAAGATTAGCGAGGAACGCTCGGACAGATTAGCCGGTTAGAACTGATGTAACAAGAAAGGATAGGCATGGAAGCAGGCTGGTCCGATAAGATAATAGAGCTAGCAGGGCACAAGAAGACGGAACTTTCCGTCTGTCTCGGATGCAAGATCTGTGCGTCCGTATGTACAGTGAATGATCTCGAGCAGAACGTTAATCCACAGGAACTGCTGGTGGACCTGTTTTTTGGGAAAGGGATAAACGTGGATCATCCTCTCGTGCGTTACTGCACAAACTGCTATCGTTGCGCAAGTGCCTGTCCCTGGCAGATCAGGATACCTGAAGTGGTCCGGGCGGTCAAGGAATCGCTCGGGATTGAATCCAGGTTCGAGAAGGCATTCAAGAAGTGTATCAACATCTGGGGCAGGGTATATGAGCCCTTTGTGGTCATATTGGCTGCGCCCGACCTTTTAAAGGGCGGTTACATAAAGTACATGCCGAAATGGTTAGGATACGCGGGATTGCATTTCCCTCATAAAGTTAAACGTTTAAACCGTTCGGGTAGTCTGAAGGACTCGGAGGGCAGATAGTAATGGAATACGGATATTATCCGGGTTGTTCTCTTACCGGCTCAGCGAAGAGGCTTGATCGCGGGGTGAGACAGATTTGCACGAAGCTTGGCCACACGCTTAGAGAGATACCGGACTGGAACTGCTGCGGCGCACTTGAGTATGGTGACAGACAAGAATTGATGAGCATATCCGGAGAAAACCTGACGAAAGCACAGGACGTCTATAAAGAGATCGTTGTGCCCTGCCCGGCTTGTTACAAGAACCTTAAGGATGCCGACTCGAACAAAGCTTTCACGATCCTCAGCCCACTGGAACTTCTCGACAAAGAAAACCTTTCACGGATAGAGCAAAAAGCGGATCTTAAGGGCGAGACCTTCTTCCCTTATTATGGCTGTCTTCTCATGAGGCCTGAAGCGAGCGCGATTAGGAATAAGAATATCATGGAGGAGATCATAACCGCATTCGGCGGCGATATTGACGGCGAGAAGATGAAGGACCGTTGCTGCGGGGGCAATCAACTGTTCCTCAA
This DNA window, taken from Syntrophorhabdaceae bacterium, encodes the following:
- a CDS encoding hydrogenase iron-sulfur subunit, which codes for MAEDAKKTNPEIVGFACSFCTFKASEMAGSLRMKYPDGVKVIQVPCSSRVDPAFVIKSILEGADGAFVAGCHPGDCHFIKGNYFTRRKIAALKDMFDAFSMKDKVRLFWVSAAEARRFVEKVTGMYNDIKEKKNAGKTN
- a CDS encoding 4Fe-4S dicluster domain-containing protein, which encodes MQGKQIKSGAVESALNQFLQDERHLVFGFEKSDDGVNHKIFQKKLKNLSLFNPTFGANGALYLRRLFSKASQIVLLLRPCEIRAYTELTKLTQIERESVTAVSMDCFGARSLKDETEGIPVEMDGIRDYFKNPEKMRWACKVCRERRGVMGDAGLRIDAKGEFWVVPYTKKGEALVLLFEGELRDVPKDMLIGESPKAEKFQTDMANFAKDFSKCIMCKNCRDMCPVCYCIDCVFNGDEYLPKGDALLNKIFRTGALGMPQGKDMFHLIRMYHVSQTCVACGACEEACPQGIALTKYFKGISERLQGLFSYMSGRSFDEEIPYVSFVEDELKEWED
- a CDS encoding (Fe-S)-binding protein, which translates into the protein MEAGWSDKIIELAGHKKTELSVCLGCKICASVCTVNDLEQNVNPQELLVDLFFGKGINVDHPLVRYCTNCYRCASACPWQIRIPEVVRAVKESLGIESRFEKAFKKCINIWGRVYEPFVVILAAPDLLKGGYIKYMPKWLGYAGLHFPHKVKRLNRSGSLKDSEGR
- a CDS encoding heterodisulfide reductase-related iron-sulfur binding cluster, which translates into the protein MEYGYYPGCSLTGSAKRLDRGVRQICTKLGHTLREIPDWNCCGALEYGDRQELMSISGENLTKAQDVYKEIVVPCPACYKNLKDADSNKAFTILSPLELLDKENLSRIEQKADLKGETFFPYYGCLLMRPEASAIRNKNIMEEIITAFGGDIDGEKMKDRCCGGNQLFLNKWATEKLSKLILNKTKGTVVVFCPFCHMAMKTFAEGRKVVYLTDLLLYVMGERKSL